In Rahnella aceris, the following proteins share a genomic window:
- a CDS encoding AsmA family protein codes for MRFIGKILLTFALLLVLAIVLVYVLLQTRWAAGWVSRWVSNNSEYRLSVEKLDHNWSSPGRVTLTNVIFGQKNQPEVLNAGEVDLDLSWRQITEPRFFDRVVLVSGRLNVSPSSMNLPLQANTLQLSKMALTGNTAGLDIQGQQINAGISPWQPKPNQLLGDKADFQLSAASLTVNGLPAENVLIQGNINNKNLTLSNFGGDLARGQLTGKATQAADGSWNIENLRLSNVRLQTSKPLSAFFDDFQTLPKVTIQRLDLIDARLQGTDWAFSDVDLSVQDLTLEKGDWQSDDGEITLNATDMIDGNLHIQDPIISLDLSPQGIAIKQATARWERSLLRTTGNWLRANKRLQLDEVSVAGLEYTLPENWKQLWNQALPDSLSEVFISRFIANRNLIIDINPQFPFQLTALDGLGNNLLLARNHQWGIWSGKLNLNASEATFNRNDVRRPSITLEANDRQVSISELSAFTKEGLLEASATVDQQPQRHFSVKMTARSVPANQLENWGWPHVALEGNANMQLNLQGQMPANVDYKPTLSGTLQINGSQTIDQRMVNGLVSGTPASATP; via the coding sequence ATGAGATTTATCGGTAAAATTTTGCTGACGTTCGCCTTACTTCTGGTGCTGGCGATCGTGCTGGTGTACGTCCTATTACAAACCCGCTGGGCTGCTGGCTGGGTCAGCCGCTGGGTCAGCAATAACAGCGAGTACCGTCTCTCCGTGGAGAAACTCGACCATAACTGGTCGTCGCCGGGTCGGGTGACGTTAACCAATGTCATCTTCGGGCAGAAGAATCAGCCGGAAGTGCTGAATGCCGGTGAAGTTGATCTGGATTTAAGCTGGCGTCAGATCACCGAGCCACGCTTTTTCGATCGCGTCGTGCTGGTCAGCGGACGCCTCAATGTCAGTCCTTCGTCAATGAATTTGCCATTGCAGGCCAATACCCTGCAACTGAGTAAAATGGCGCTCACCGGCAATACCGCTGGCTTAGACATTCAGGGTCAGCAGATTAACGCCGGTATTTCGCCGTGGCAGCCAAAACCCAATCAGCTTTTAGGCGATAAGGCAGACTTCCAGCTGAGCGCCGCCAGCCTGACGGTCAACGGACTGCCGGCCGAAAATGTGCTGATTCAGGGCAACATCAATAATAAGAATCTGACGCTGAGTAATTTTGGCGGCGATCTGGCTCGCGGTCAGTTAACGGGTAAAGCGACGCAGGCCGCCGATGGCAGCTGGAACATAGAAAACCTGCGGCTGAGCAATGTGCGTCTGCAAACCTCCAAACCGCTTTCTGCTTTCTTCGACGACTTCCAGACCCTGCCAAAAGTGACTATTCAGCGACTTGATCTGATCGACGCGCGTTTGCAGGGAACAGACTGGGCATTCAGCGACGTTGATTTGTCCGTGCAGGATCTGACGCTCGAAAAAGGCGACTGGCAAAGTGATGACGGCGAAATCACCCTGAATGCGACGGATATGATTGATGGAAACCTGCATATTCAGGATCCGATCATCAGCCTCGACCTTTCGCCGCAGGGCATTGCGATCAAACAAGCTACGGCGCGCTGGGAGCGCAGTTTATTGCGCACGACCGGCAACTGGCTGCGCGCCAACAAACGCCTTCAGCTTGATGAAGTGTCTGTTGCGGGGCTGGAATACACCTTGCCGGAAAACTGGAAACAACTCTGGAATCAGGCACTGCCGGATTCGCTGTCTGAAGTCTTTATCAGCCGGTTCATTGCTAACCGGAACCTGATTATTGATATCAATCCGCAGTTCCCCTTCCAGCTGACTGCACTTGATGGCCTCGGCAATAACCTGTTGCTGGCGCGTAATCATCAGTGGGGGATCTGGAGCGGTAAGCTGAATCTGAATGCAAGTGAAGCCACATTTAACCGCAATGACGTGCGCCGTCCTTCCATCACCCTGGAGGCGAACGACCGTCAGGTGAGTATTTCTGAGCTGAGCGCCTTTACCAAAGAAGGATTGCTGGAAGCCAGTGCGACGGTTGATCAGCAGCCGCAGCGTCATTTCTCTGTGAAGATGACCGCCCGCTCAGTACCGGCGAATCAGCTGGAAAACTGGGGATGGCCACATGTGGCGCTGGAAGGTAACGCTAATATGCAGCTGAATCTGCAAGGACAGATGCCGGCAAACGTGGATTACAAACCCACGCTCAGCGGGACATTGCAGATAAACGGCAGCCAGACAATTGACCAGAGAATGGTAAACGGGTTGGTTTCCGGTACGCCAGCATCTGCTACTCCTTAA
- the fabY gene encoding fatty acid biosynthesis protein FabY has translation MYHLRVPTTEKELAAYYRFRWEMLRKPLHQPEGSERDAYDSIAHHQMVVDEEGEPVAVGRLYINADNEASIRFLAVDPNVQDKGLGTLVAMTLESVARQEGVKRVVCSAREDAVDFFAKLGFVNQGEITTPQTTPVRHFLMIKPIETLDDILHRPDWCGQLQQAWYDHIPLSEKMGVRISQYTGQRFVTTMPETGNQNPHHTLFAGSLFSLATLTGWGLIWLLLRERHLGGTIVLADAHIRYSMPVTGRPRAVADLGSVRGDLDRLARGRKARVQLEVNLYGDETDGAVFEGTYLVLPAAPGAPLEPEIN, from the coding sequence ATGTATCATCTGAGAGTACCAACGACCGAAAAAGAACTGGCCGCCTATTACCGATTCCGTTGGGAAATGCTGCGTAAACCGTTGCATCAGCCGGAGGGTTCAGAGCGTGATGCCTACGATTCCATCGCACATCACCAGATGGTGGTTGATGAGGAGGGCGAACCGGTGGCGGTTGGCCGTTTATATATCAATGCCGATAATGAAGCCTCTATCCGCTTTCTGGCGGTTGATCCAAATGTACAAGACAAAGGGCTGGGAACGCTGGTCGCGATGACCCTGGAGTCTGTGGCGCGTCAGGAAGGGGTGAAACGAGTGGTCTGTAGCGCCCGCGAAGATGCCGTGGATTTCTTTGCCAAACTGGGCTTTGTGAATCAGGGCGAAATCACCACGCCGCAAACAACGCCGGTTCGCCACTTCCTGATGATAAAACCCATCGAAACGCTGGATGATATTCTGCATCGCCCTGACTGGTGCGGTCAGCTTCAGCAGGCCTGGTATGACCACATCCCGCTCAGCGAAAAAATGGGCGTACGTATCAGTCAGTACACCGGCCAGCGATTTGTCACCACGATGCCGGAAACGGGCAACCAGAATCCGCACCATACATTGTTCGCTGGCAGTTTGTTTTCGCTGGCAACGCTGACCGGCTGGGGGCTGATCTGGCTGCTGCTGCGTGAGCGCCATCTGGGCGGCACCATTGTGCTGGCGGATGCGCATATCCGTTACAGCATGCCGGTGACCGGCAGGCCGCGTGCCGTTGCCGACCTGGGCTCTGTCCGCGGTGATCTCGACCGTCTGGCTCGCGGGCGGAAAGCACGCGTGCAACTCGAAGTGAATTTATACGGCGATGAGACAGACGGCGCGGTGTTTGAAGGCACCTATCTGGTATTGCCCGCCGCGCCCGGCGCACCGCTGGAGCCTGAAATTAACTGA
- the dtd gene encoding D-aminoacyl-tRNA deacylase produces the protein MIALIQRVLNASVTIDGEICGQIGPGLLVLLGVEQGDDEQKAKRLCERVIGYRIFGDENDKMNLNVQQAGGSLLVVSQFTLAADTQKGMRPGFSRGAEPQEAERLYQYFCGQCREKGIATETGRFAADMKVALVNDGPVTFWLQV, from the coding sequence ATGATTGCGTTAATTCAGCGGGTATTGAATGCCAGCGTTACGATCGATGGCGAAATCTGTGGCCAGATAGGACCGGGGTTACTGGTTTTACTGGGCGTTGAACAGGGCGATGACGAACAAAAAGCCAAACGCCTTTGTGAACGGGTGATCGGGTACCGAATCTTCGGTGACGAAAATGACAAGATGAATCTGAACGTGCAGCAGGCCGGTGGCAGCCTGCTGGTGGTGTCGCAGTTCACGCTGGCGGCGGACACACAAAAAGGCATGCGTCCTGGGTTCTCGCGCGGGGCTGAGCCACAGGAAGCGGAGCGGTTATATCAGTATTTTTGCGGGCAGTGCCGGGAAAAGGGCATTGCTACCGAAACCGGACGCTTTGCAGCGGATATGAAAGTGGCACTGGTGAACGACGGGCCGGTGACCTTCTGGCTACAAGTCTGA
- a CDS encoding virulence factor BrkB family protein has product MQKRALSHYLKSLWKFTRLLLKRSDKDGLTLLAGHLAYVSLLSLVPLIAVVFSLFALFPVFSEISMQLKTFIFSNFMPATGNTIQRYLEQFVANSSKMTAVGTCGLIVTALLLIASVDSVLNKIWDSKTTRPIVFSFAVYWMVLTLGPILLVASVAVSSYLLSLNWLNISGVHSVIDHALRILPLLISWVTFWLLYQVVPTVRVPAKDALIGALVSGVLFELSKKIFTLYIQLFPSYQLIYGVLAVIPILFLWVYVSWCIVLLGAEITVTLGEYRSLRKLQSAQHRAEE; this is encoded by the coding sequence ATGCAGAAAAGGGCACTGAGCCACTACCTAAAATCGTTGTGGAAATTTACGCGCCTGCTTTTAAAGCGTTCGGATAAAGATGGCCTGACGCTTCTGGCGGGCCATCTGGCCTATGTCTCTTTGCTATCGCTCGTGCCGCTGATCGCCGTGGTATTTTCACTTTTTGCATTATTCCCTGTTTTTTCAGAAATCAGCATGCAGCTGAAAACATTCATCTTTTCCAACTTCATGCCCGCGACCGGTAATACTATCCAGCGCTATCTGGAACAGTTTGTTGCCAACTCCAGCAAAATGACGGCCGTGGGCACCTGTGGATTAATTGTCACCGCGCTACTTCTGATAGCCTCGGTAGACAGCGTGCTGAACAAAATCTGGGACAGCAAAACCACGCGTCCGATTGTGTTTTCTTTCGCTGTGTACTGGATGGTGTTAACGCTCGGGCCAATTCTGCTGGTGGCCAGCGTGGCTGTCAGCTCATATCTGCTCTCCCTGAACTGGCTGAACATCAGCGGTGTGCATTCGGTGATCGACCACGCGCTGCGCATTCTGCCCTTGCTGATCTCCTGGGTGACATTCTGGCTGCTCTATCAGGTAGTCCCGACGGTCAGAGTGCCGGCAAAAGATGCCCTGATCGGCGCACTGGTCTCCGGCGTATTATTCGAGTTGAGTAAAAAAATCTTCACCTTATACATTCAGCTTTTCCCGTCATATCAGTTGATTTACGGTGTACTGGCGGTGATCCCCATTTTATTTCTCTGGGTCTATGTCAGCTGGTGTATCGTTCTTCTTGGGGCGGAAATTACCGTCACGCTGGGCGAGTACCGTTCTCTAAGAAAATTGCAGTCTGCTCAACATAGGGCAGAAGAATAA
- the yihX gene encoding glucose-1-phosphatase, which produces MLYIFDMGNVIIDIDFKRVLGVWSHLSGTPLATLTERFSMGEVFQKHERGEISDEQFAADLCHEMGIALSFEQFSAGWHAVFVGLRPEVIALFQKLREEGHRVVVLSNTNRLHLDFWPHHYPEIEANTDAMYLSQNLGMRKPEPEIFRHVLEKEGFTADQAVFFDDVAENIEAARNAGIEAVWVEDNQTVPKYFS; this is translated from the coding sequence ATGCTGTACATTTTTGATATGGGAAACGTCATTATTGATATTGATTTCAAACGAGTGCTGGGGGTGTGGAGCCATCTGAGTGGCACCCCGCTGGCGACGCTGACCGAGCGGTTTTCAATGGGCGAGGTGTTCCAGAAACACGAGCGTGGTGAAATCAGCGACGAACAGTTTGCTGCCGATTTATGTCATGAAATGGGTATCGCACTAAGCTTTGAACAATTCAGTGCGGGCTGGCATGCGGTGTTTGTTGGTCTGCGTCCTGAGGTCATTGCCCTGTTTCAGAAACTGCGCGAAGAAGGTCATCGTGTCGTCGTGCTTTCTAATACCAACCGCTTACATCTGGATTTCTGGCCTCATCATTATCCTGAAATCGAAGCCAATACCGACGCGATGTACCTCTCGCAAAATTTGGGTATGCGCAAACCGGAGCCCGAAATTTTCCGGCATGTTCTGGAGAAAGAAGGATTCACCGCCGATCAGGCCGTGTTCTTTGATGATGTTGCTGAAAATATCGAAGCCGCCCGGAATGCTGGCATTGAGGCTGTATGGGTAGAAGATAACCAGACGGTACCGAAATACTTTTCCTGA
- the typA gene encoding ribosome-dependent GTPase TypA: MIENLRNIAIIAHVDHGKTTLVDKLLQQSGTFGERVEATERVMDSNDLEKERGITILAKNTAINWKDYRINIVDTPGHADFGGEVERVMSMVDSVLLVVDAMDGPMPQTRFVTKKAFANGLKPIVVINKVDRPGARPDWVVDQVFDLFVNLDATDEQLDFPIIYASALMGIAGNDHNDMAEDMTPLYQAIVDHVSPPQVEMEAPFQMQISQLDYNNYVGVIGIGRIKRGTVKPNQQITVIDSEGKTRNGKVGKVLTHMGLERIEATVAEAGDIIAITGLGELNISDTICDPANVEALPALSVDEPTVTMYFNVNTSPFCGKEGKYVTSRQILDRLNKELVHNVALRVEETEDADAFRVSGRGELHLSVLIENMRREGFELAVSRPKVINRKIDGRMQEPFENVTLDIEEQHQGSVMQAMGERKGDVKDMIPDGKGRIRLDYLIPARGLIGFRTEFMTMTSGTGLLYSTFSHYDDVRPGEIGQRQNGVLISNGQGKAVAFALFSLQDRGKLFLGHGAEVYEGQIIGIHSRSNDLTVNCLTGKKLTNMRASGTDEATTLVPAIKMSLEQALEFIDDDELVEVTPLSVRIRKRHLTENDRKRAMRGPKEG; the protein is encoded by the coding sequence GTGATCGAAAATTTGCGTAACATCGCCATTATTGCCCACGTTGACCATGGTAAAACCACCCTGGTCGACAAGCTGCTGCAACAATCCGGTACTTTCGGAGAGCGTGTAGAAGCCACTGAACGCGTAATGGACTCCAACGATTTGGAGAAAGAGCGTGGGATTACCATCCTCGCAAAAAACACCGCCATTAATTGGAAAGACTACCGCATCAACATCGTGGATACCCCAGGACACGCCGACTTCGGCGGTGAGGTAGAGCGTGTGATGTCAATGGTCGACTCGGTGCTGCTGGTTGTGGATGCAATGGATGGCCCAATGCCGCAAACCCGTTTCGTGACCAAAAAAGCCTTCGCTAATGGTCTGAAACCGATCGTGGTAATCAACAAGGTTGACCGCCCTGGCGCGCGTCCTGACTGGGTTGTCGATCAGGTCTTCGACCTGTTTGTAAACCTGGACGCAACCGACGAACAACTCGATTTCCCAATCATCTATGCATCAGCACTGATGGGTATCGCGGGTAACGACCATAACGATATGGCCGAAGACATGACCCCGCTGTACCAGGCGATCGTTGACCACGTATCTCCGCCACAAGTTGAGATGGAAGCACCGTTCCAGATGCAAATCTCTCAGCTGGACTACAACAACTATGTTGGCGTCATCGGCATCGGCCGCATCAAACGCGGTACCGTTAAGCCTAACCAGCAAATCACTGTCATCGACAGCGAAGGCAAAACCCGCAACGGTAAAGTCGGTAAAGTTCTGACCCACATGGGTCTTGAGCGTATCGAAGCCACCGTTGCTGAAGCGGGCGACATCATCGCAATCACCGGCCTGGGCGAACTGAACATTTCCGACACAATCTGTGATCCGGCGAATGTTGAAGCTCTGCCTGCGCTGAGCGTTGATGAACCAACAGTAACCATGTACTTCAACGTAAACACCTCTCCGTTCTGTGGTAAAGAAGGTAAGTATGTGACTTCACGTCAGATCCTTGACCGTCTGAACAAAGAGCTGGTGCACAACGTTGCATTGCGTGTTGAAGAAACTGAAGATGCTGATGCATTCCGTGTTTCAGGCCGTGGTGAACTTCACCTGTCGGTTCTGATCGAAAATATGCGTCGTGAAGGTTTCGAGCTGGCGGTTTCCCGTCCTAAAGTAATCAACCGTAAAATCGATGGCCGCATGCAAGAGCCATTCGAGAACGTGACACTGGATATCGAAGAGCAACACCAGGGTTCTGTTATGCAGGCCATGGGTGAGCGTAAAGGCGATGTCAAAGACATGATCCCAGACGGTAAAGGTCGTATCCGTCTTGATTACCTGATCCCAGCACGTGGCCTGATCGGCTTCCGTACCGAATTCATGACCATGACTTCCGGTACCGGTCTGCTGTACTCCACGTTCAGCCACTACGATGACGTTCGTCCGGGCGAAATCGGCCAGCGTCAGAACGGCGTGCTGATCTCCAACGGTCAGGGTAAAGCTGTTGCGTTCGCACTGTTCAGCCTGCAAGACCGCGGTAAATTGTTCCTGGGCCACGGCGCAGAAGTGTATGAAGGCCAGATCATCGGTATTCACTCACGTTCTAACGACCTGACCGTGAACTGCCTGACCGGTAAGAAACTGACTAACATGCGTGCGTCCGGTACTGACGAAGCAACGACTCTGGTTCCTGCTATCAAAATGTCTCTGGAGCAAGCTCTGGAATTCATCGATGATGACGAACTGGTCGAAGTGACTCCTCTGTCTGTGCGTATCCGTAAACGTCACCTGACCGAGAACGATCGTAAACGTGCAATGCGTGGTCCTAAAGAAGGTTAA
- the glnA gene encoding glutamate--ammonia ligase — protein sequence MSAEHVLTMLNEHEVKFVDLRFTDTKGKEQHVTIPAHQVSADFFEEGKMFDGSSIGGWKGINESDMVLMPDASTAVLDPFYEETTLIIRCDILEPTTLQGYDRDPRSTAKRAEDFLRSSGIADTVLFGPEPEFFLFDDVRFGSSISGSHVAIDDIEGAWNSSTKYEGGNKGHRPAVKGGYFPVPPVDSSQDLRSTMCLTMEEMGLVVEAHHHEVATAGQNEVATRFNTLTKKADEIQIYKYVVHNVAHAFGKTATFMPKPMFGDNGSGMHCHMSLSKNGNNLFAGDKYGGLSEMALFYIGGIIKHAKAINAYANPTTNSYKRLVPGYEAPVMLAYSARNRSASIRIPHVSTPKAMRIEARFPDPAANPYLAFAALMMAGLDGIINKIHPGDAMDKNLYDLPPEEEAEIPKVAGSLEEALNALNEDREFLTRGGVFTDDAIDAYIGLRKEEMDRVRMTPHPVEFELYYSV from the coding sequence ATGTCCGCTGAACACGTTTTGACGATGCTGAATGAGCATGAAGTGAAATTCGTAGATTTACGCTTCACTGATACCAAAGGCAAAGAACAGCACGTCACCATTCCTGCGCACCAGGTTAGCGCTGACTTCTTCGAAGAAGGCAAAATGTTTGACGGCTCTTCAATCGGTGGCTGGAAAGGCATTAACGAATCTGACATGGTCTTGATGCCAGATGCGAGCACTGCTGTTCTTGACCCATTCTACGAAGAAACTACCCTGATCATTCGTTGCGACATCCTTGAGCCAACCACGCTGCAAGGTTATGACCGCGATCCACGTTCTACCGCAAAACGTGCAGAAGATTTCCTGCGCTCTTCCGGTATTGCGGACACCGTTCTGTTCGGGCCAGAGCCAGAATTCTTCCTGTTTGATGATGTGCGCTTCGGCAGCAGCATCTCCGGTTCTCACGTCGCTATCGATGATATCGAAGGCGCATGGAACTCAAGCACCAAATACGAAGGCGGCAACAAAGGCCACCGTCCTGCAGTAAAAGGCGGTTACTTCCCGGTTCCTCCGGTCGACTCCTCTCAGGATCTGCGTTCTACCATGTGTCTGACCATGGAAGAAATGGGTCTGGTTGTTGAAGCTCACCACCACGAAGTGGCAACCGCTGGTCAGAACGAAGTGGCAACCCGCTTCAACACCCTGACTAAAAAAGCTGACGAAATCCAAATCTACAAATACGTGGTTCACAACGTGGCTCACGCATTTGGCAAAACTGCGACCTTCATGCCAAAACCAATGTTTGGCGATAACGGTTCAGGTATGCACTGCCACATGTCTCTGTCCAAGAACGGTAACAACCTGTTCGCTGGCGACAAATACGGCGGCCTGTCTGAAATGGCACTGTTCTACATCGGCGGTATCATTAAGCACGCTAAAGCAATCAACGCCTACGCTAACCCGACCACCAACTCCTACAAGCGTCTGGTCCCGGGCTACGAAGCGCCAGTAATGCTGGCTTACTCTGCGCGTAACCGTTCTGCATCCATCCGTATTCCACACGTATCAACGCCTAAAGCGATGCGTATCGAAGCACGTTTCCCTGATCCAGCGGCTAACCCATACCTGGCGTTTGCTGCACTGATGATGGCTGGCCTGGACGGTATCATCAACAAGATCCACCCTGGCGATGCGATGGACAAAAACCTGTATGACCTGCCACCGGAAGAAGAAGCAGAAATTCCAAAAGTTGCAGGTTCACTGGAAGAAGCCCTGAACGCACTGAACGAAGACCGCGAGTTCCTGACCCGTGGTGGCGTGTTCACTGACGACGCTATCGATGCTTATATCGGTCTGCGTAAAGAAGAAATGGACCGCGTGCGCATGACTCCGCATCCGGTTGAGTTCGAACTGTACTACAGCGTTTAA